The genomic window TACACTGAAAAATTGACAATAATGACTGTTACAAGAgtagaaaaacttaaaaagaagctaaaatgTTTATTGTCAATTTCTCTCAAGAGCTTTAAAATGCAACGAACGTACGTGCTGTCGttgaaaaacaataatttagTTCAAGTggataaaaaattgttatctaaaattaaaagtcaCGTAGAAGTTTTAATAGATCGAACCTGTGCAGTGCGTTTCATGGCTCTCAATTCGTTGTCTAGCAAACAGTGATCAGACTGATGAACAACGCCATTAGATGAAACTTATTACCTTGGTATATTATCAAATTCTCCCCTCTGATTTTCGAAGAAATATAAACAGCTGGAAGGGAGAATTTCTCAATGGACCACAAAAGTTCAAGAGTAAATGCAAATAAGGTATTTCCAAAGATGTACCTGTTTAGAATTTATCAGATAAGGTCAAATGAATCAGGAAGGGAGGCAGTTGTAGTTGAATCCGCTAAATCACGTTTGTAGGATGTCTCTTTGCGGGGGCGATTCTTTCTAAAATGGGAGGTTGTACGTTTACATGGAGACTTTGTATTATTGATATAAACATGTCCAATctaaaaggcttttttttcacGAAGTTGACCGGAGTTGTGGCTAACATTTTGCGCTCTACTGATTAACGAGGCTCAATATTGAAAATGTTGAATAGTGTATTTAGAAGCATcctgttttgcaaaataatacCATAGGGTTTTCTTTCTTGCCTTTTAGCCTTTTTCATTAACATGCAGAGCCTATGGACTGTGAATGCTCTCAATATTGAGAagagtattttaaaataagtcCGGTGTGGGTGAGTTATTTCCTTCCGTTTTCTCTTGTAACAGAGAATACCCTTAAATGAAAGTTGATTTACGATGCAATATGTTTTTTCTTAGACTTTGTTATATGATATCGAGTCGGGAAAAGATGTTGATACTTGATGTAGTAGAAATCAAATATCCTGCCGCGTAATCTGCGACCAGAGCCAGAGCCTCCCTGTTTACGCTTCGCCGCTTATATTACAGATCTATAGCATTTTCGCCACTGCAAGTAAATGTCGCGAGAACAATAGGCATTCTGCCCAATGATAGATTGGACTTCTGGTGTGGACTTCGGACCATCGGATCCAAGTTCAAATTTCCGCATTTAACACAAACAAAGACACTAATCCATTATAATTACAGATCTTTCCTGTGTGAATCGAGGGTTGtatatttttggaaatttcGTTCACACTCTGGCCAATATACGGTCCGCTTAATTAACACGTGTAATATTCACAGCCAAGTGTGGCAAGAAAGCAAACGATACTTTACGAACTCCTGGGATCAAGattattcttatttttcattttttcgtaAAGGGGGTATATTAAACtttacatatatttatttacctCTAGCTGACGTGGACATCTTAAGAAGCGAGCTAAAAAAAGATCAACGAAGCGTACCGTGGTGAGGCTATTTTTAGCTTCCAAAATTtatgataataacaaaaaacCCACGGCAAAACAACATTGACAAATATAGATCGAGCTTTTGCGGCGAACTTGCCGTAAGCAAAAGGCTCTCTTATCTACATCGTGTAGCGGTTCTTGAATGGAAAAACAGAGAATTTAGGGGAAGATCATGATTGTTATATATAGTCTATTGCTTCGAAAAAACCGTTATGTATATTCgctcagctaaaaaaaaaaattaatttttcaaaacaccGCATGAAAATAACGAGGAATGTTCCAAatatatcttttactttttAGTTTCTTATATATTTGTTGATGTTACGATGAAAACAGAGAACTTGTTATAAAATATGTGGCGTCGCTGTCGGTTCGTTGATTTAGTTTTTATGTCGAAAAAGGGCTTAGAACATGCAAAAAAACAAGCATCTGGCGTCCGTTCGGCAGGTGTAGCGTAACGACGACTTGAAATCGTGTTTGTATGTTATtggtttttctccatttttctctTAGCTTTCGGTTGAGAACAGacgaggaagagaaaaaaatattcgaGGCAGAGTTGCATAAGCGATTAAATTTTTAAGCAGGTTTTTAAGCCCTCTGCGTCCATCTCCGTGCGTTTGAGCTATTTTTGTCGTCTGGTTGTCGAATTAACGATTCAGAACGAAACTAACGTAATCAGATGCAACTTGCACGTGAAACTTTACTATTTATAAATTTTGTAGCTAAATTCATGCGCTTCTTCGGTAGTCATAACCTCGTAAATGTCGCTTTCCAAGCGGACAGTCTAtgaggacaattttttttttcctagttacACAACCAAGGAAAATTGGAAAACGTATGagagcaaaatatttattttatccatGGTTGCACACCAACTCCTCTGTCATCTATACATTTTAATCTAAATTCTGGCTGTCTAAATTTGCTGGCGAAAAATAAATCTCTATTAGGGTGTTGATAGTTAAAATCGGTATCGCCCGCCGTTTTAAAGCACAAATGAGCTAAATGTGAATTTATAATCAGAGGCCTTACATTGGTCGAGAATTTTTTTATAGACCTTCCATTCGTCATACAAACTTTTAAGTTGTCAAATTTTAGTGCAAGCTAATTTTGGTCCAATCAGTCGATCGGCGCCAAACGTTAAATGCAAAATGCGAGTCTTCTTTGACATCCAGTGTTGAGTGATCAGAAGCTGAGCTATTCGTTATAATTTTTCCAGAACCTTGGTAAATTGGTaggtttttatttaaaatatttaaaatcgaGGTGGTTTTATGTTCCTCACGGCTTGATTTTGAGTTGAAACACAGCGAGCGAAAGTTTAAAACTGTAGTAAAATGTTGAGCTGACGTGAAAAAGAAATCTATTCCACTTGGCGCGCTATTAACACCGTTGTTTTGGGCATATTCTGTACACGACTAAATCTCCATGCAAATAACAGCAACAATTAagggaaaacattttgaaactgtaagaaaaaaaaaaaaaaacagaggacAAAGTTTTGCTTACTAACTTGAATGCTTCGCGGAGTGATTCCTCGGCGTCCTCCTTCCTGCATTCGTTAAACTTCCCTAACATGTCTACAAATtcgtcaaaattaattttatctttttcgCCCTTGTTGGCAGCTTTGAGCACCTCGACCACTTGGTTGTTCGTCGGGTTGAAGCCGATGGCTCGAACTGCGTTTGGAAAATCTACGTAACTTATTTCTCCGGTTTTGTCATGGTCGAAAACTTCGAACGCTGCTTTAAAAGACTGCACGTCGTCCGGAATAACAGTGGCCATTTTCAGTCGAAGCGCTGCCTACCACACTTCTCGCCCTAGAGGAGGAGCTCTCAACTGCCTGAGCGAAACATCAAACACCGACTATACCAGCTGGTTCAGTGATCCTTAAGTTTTGCTCCTCATCTGACAACATTTGCAATCCATTATTTTCCTCCCAATATACAGAGGCGCGCTGATTGGCCAAGCTAGGCACGCGGGCCAAGTGTTAAACGCGCAATGACAACAAGGCATTCTTGTTCGATCGCTTCTTGGATCAAATGGTCATTTGCATCAGCGGAAAATACTTCCTAGGAAATGCGAAAAATAAACTGATTGCCGTGATCAGCTGTGACAGTCcgatgagaaatatttttttgaacttGGTACACTTTGATAggagaaaaatttattcacgCGGGGAGGagattttatttgtttatgcAACGAATAGTACTTCCTCATTTACAGTTCTATAGTGTCTTTTTAATTAAGCGGAATTCTGGTTGTAATAAATTAATCAGTTCTAAACTTGCTAAATGAAGTTATACAACCGTGACCTAATTTGGTAGTAACCTGCAAAGTTTCCTTTCTGTTTTGCGAATCATAAAGTTAGTGTTGATCAATAAACTGTCAATCCTGAGAACGAAACAGAGGCACAACTCGCTCGTTGAAGCGCCGATGTTGTCACTTAAGACTCGAGCTCTATTAAGCGAATATCTCACCATTATTTTGTCTGTGAATAATTCACAAGGATGGCTCTCgccttttgtttaaaaatcataaTCAGGTTATTTGTCGAAGGAAGAATAATATTTTCGGAATAGTCGAACATAATGAGGTTTGTTTGGtacagcaaaatattttttcaacgtctttcatttcaaaattttcagtcgCCTCCTTCATCAACACGTATTACAATGAACTTGATGTTGAATACATTCAAAACCCCTGTCTTATCTgatttcttttgtcattgaaaGGGAGGGTTTGTGTAAAAGTATTAAGTaaacatttctatttttgtGTCAAGCGATTAATTACGTCTATTTGCCTTGCAGCAAAGTTAGGATGACCAAATTCTACTTCCATAAATCAAGCTTTATTTTGTCTGTCAGGTTTACAGAGTGCTTTTTAATATTGCCATATTCCCTCCGTCGGGGATTTTAACATATGCAGTCATGGTAGCtctattttgattaaatttgcaaactcttttgttggaatttttttcattttcctgaacGAACTCACGGCTCGGTGTGAAATTTGTCTTTCAGCTTTTAGTTTCTTCACACCACTTTTCTGAACTAGAATTTTATTAATGTGTGGGttttattcgtttttttttttcatgacaactGTAAGTGTGAGGCAAAGAGATACGAGGAAGGACTTTGAAATTAGATAAAGATCGAAGTGATTGTTCACCgaaaaagagatgaaaaagaaaaatttaaaaaaaaaaatttcggatAGGTGGATTGAAA from Pocillopora verrucosa isolate sample1 chromosome 8, ASM3666991v2, whole genome shotgun sequence includes these protein-coding regions:
- the LOC131782973 gene encoding uncharacterized protein, translating into MATVIPDDVQSFKAAFEVFDHDKTGEISYVDFPNAVRAIGFNPTNNQVVEVLKAANKGEKDKINFDEFVDMLGKFNECRKEDAEESLREAFKKFDRDGNGYISPDELLYVVCNSGEKLSREEAEELIGMFDKNDDGQLSWEEFVEFFKCDREATEGNVTIPEESSQEEPQLI